The following DNA comes from Exiguobacterium sp. FSL W8-0210.
TACGCGTATACAAATCTACATGTATACATTTCTTTTAATGAGCATAAACGCGAAAAAAAGCTGTTGTTAAGCGGTTTCTTTTATGAAAACATAGGATTATGAAGTTCTTTCCCGTAGGAAAAAACGGCATAAAAAAATCTGATAACCTGCCCGTTATCAGATCCAAATCATCTGACTTAGTAGTCAGACTGTGTATTTAACAACGCTTCACCCTAAACCAGCCATCATGAATAGATTTGTAGAAACCTAGATTCCTAAAAACATAATACGATGAACTGATCCTTTTTCATGCGTTGTTCAAAAGAAAAACGTGACGAACAAAGGCGTCTTTCTTATGCAATCATTTTAGCATTGTTCTTTCTTCTCGACAATGTTCATCGTATTTCAGATAAATGGATACGCAACAATTTACGATGAGCCATAGAACAGAAGGGAGGAGGATGTGGCATGGAAGTATTGAGAAATCTTTATCGAGACCAATTGACGGAAGCTCCGAAACGGGCCTCTCAGGTCGAGAGAACCGGATACAGCAAAGACCTGGGATGGATTTTTGTCTGTCAGGAGTTCACACAACCACGTGCCATCCGTACATACCGCTCACTCTTTGGGGCAAAAGAAAAGTATACATATTTCACACCGAACACTTTTTATCGCAATGACCAACGTCATGCGGGCTCTTTGCGTTGGCTGAACGCCATGGTGATTGACATCGATGTCAAGACGTCGCAGAATGCAGGGATGATTTTTCCGGACGTTATGGACCGGGTGACGAGCGCAGGCCTGCCGACACCATCACTCGTCGTCAAGACGCCGTCAGGTGGTTTTCATGTGTATTGGTACTTGAGAGAGCCAAGACGCGCATTCCCAAAAGTAGTGGACCATTATAAACGCGTCCAACGAATGATAGCTGAGGAGATGAACGCGGATCTTCAAGCGATAGGTGCTGAACGTTGGTTCCGATTACCGACAGAAGAGAACACCGTTTTTCGTTCGGGAGAACGCGTGTCTTTTGACGACCTTTGCGAATGGTTGACCGAGCAGCAAGAGAATCAGTCAAAGAGAGGTAATGTGGCTTTAGGCTCGACGGATTTATTATCTCACCCAGCAATCCTAAAGCTATTAGAAGGAGTGGAAGAGGGCCAACGTGACAATACTTGTTATACCCTTGCTCTCGCTTACAAGGCTGCAGGATACGAAGAAAACCTAACCCTGTCGTTACTTTATCAATGGAATGAAAAGAATAGGCCCTCACTTCGCCAAATTGAAGTTAAACGTAAAGTAAAGAGCGCTTTCAAATCTGGTTCTCCGCTCGGTCCTTCATCATATTGGATCGAGACATTGTCTGGGATCGAGTTCAAGTACCAAGTCTGGGAAGGTGCAAAACCGCGTGAAGAACGTACATATAGTCATCTAGATGAATGGAAAGAAGACGTCCTTGCAGTTTTACGCAAAAACGGAGGGTGTATTTGTGGTGCGCAACGAACGCTTGTTTCTTTAATCACATCATCAGTAGACCCTTCCAAGTGCTTGTCATACGCAACATTCAAACGCCTTGTTGCTGTTATGGTGGAAGAAGGACTAATAACAAAGGAAGTAGAAGGAAGGGGAAGATGTGCCAAGACAACGATAATGTTGGTTAAGAAAGATAATGTAGTTCTTTTCCCTGGTGCAATCGAATTTAATGAGCTCAACTCCAATACATTTATAGATACGGTGGTGGGTGGGTCTCTACTCCCCCTTGCAGTACTTGAAATAACTACGCTTAGGAGTGATTAGATGTCTTTGATGTTATCTGCTGTTCGTATTCGTAATTTTCGATCTTTATTATCTGCTGACTTTTCTTGTACTTCCTCTTCTGAAAGTGTATTGATTGGTGCCAATAATGCTGGTAAGACGGCTTTTTTATCTGCTATTAGAGCGGTTTTTGATTCAAGATTTCCTGTATCATCAGAAGATATTTACCGTGCTTCAGGTGATCGTCTTTCTGATGTAGGAGTCTAGGAAAGCAATTATTGACGTTTTGATTCTTCCTTCTGTTGATTCTTTCGTGGATAGCGATAGAATTTCTCAGATGCCAGTTGAGTTTAGCGCTGAATGGCAAACGCACTTTGGCAAGTTTATTTCCGTGGATGATGATTTTAATCAATCCGTTTCTATTAGAGCCACGATTATGTTTAATCGTTCTAAAGGTGAGTTTGAAGTAGAGAGAAAAACCCTGTTGGATTGGCCTGAGAATGAAAATATTGAGGAGTATAATGATTATTTTAGAGATGTTCCTAGAGAGAACTTTTTTGAAGCATTACCCGTTTTTTATTTAGATGCTCGAAGAGATATTGTCGCGGACATGAGAGATAAGTTTTCTTACTTTGCTAAGTTGGTTAAAGACATTAAAATCGATCCAGATTCATTACTTAGATTTGAGGAAGAGCTACAATCAATTAATTCTCAAATCGTTAATGAAAGTGATGTATTGCAGCACTTATCTGAAAAGCTTGGGATGGTCTCTCAGACTTTGGATGCCGATGCTTCAAAAATTCTTATCCATCCTGTAACTCAAAAAATGAATGACTTAGGAAGAAATTTGGTAATCAATTTTCAAGATGAATCTTCAGACGTATTTCCTATGAATAGTCATGGTATGGGTACACGAAGTTGGGTTACATTTTTAACTTTACTATCTTATGTAGACGGGCAGATAAAGTTGAGAGGTTCTGAGGATAAATGTTACCATCCAATTATTTTGTTAGAGGAGCCGGAGGCACACTTACATCCCAATTCTCAACGAAATATCTATAAACAAATCAAGTCTGATATGCTACCCAATAGGTAGACAGATGAAATAACAAATCTGTTTATTCTATTGGGGAGTGTTTTTTTATGGCGAGAAGTCGGCATTCAATCGAACAAAAACTGGTTGCACTGCGCATGATGGAAGAAGAAACGCATACATGGAAGGAAATCATGGAGACTCATCACGTTTCCGAGAATACCCTCCGGGTGTGGAAAGTGAAATTCGATACCGGCGAGAGTGACGCATTGAAGGAATCGAAGACATGGAAACTGTACACCAATGAACAGAAAATCGCGGCCGTCCGTGACTACCTCGACGGGGCCACCACGATGGAAGTCCTCTCCAACTATCAAATCAGTGATGGATCTGTTCTTCGAAAATGGATTAAGAAGTATACTAGTCATAGCGAGTTAACAGATTCGAGAAAAGGGATGGATCGAGCTATGACAAAAGGGAGAAAGACCACATTCGAGGAACGCATGGAGATAGTCAGGTATTGCCTGGACAACGGACGGCCGAGGTATTCGCCGTGTCGTACCAACAGGTCTATGGGTGGACGAAAAAATATGACGCCGACGGCGTGCACGGGCTCGAGGACCGGCGCGGACGGACGAAGCAAGAAGAGGAACTGACCAACGAGGAGAAGCTCGAACGTCGCATTCAACAGATCGAGCGGGAGAACGAGCGCCTTCGTGCCGAGAACCTGTTCCTAAAAAAGTTGGAGGAAATCGAGAGGAGAGGTTGATCAGCCAGATCAGGCTACAATTGCGATACATGGTCATCGAGGAAATGTCGACGACCGACACGTTCCCGGTCGTGCTCCTGTGCGAGATCGCGCAGGTCTCACGGGCCGCCTACTATAAATGGTTGAAGCGTACCGTCTCGGTACGCGAAGAAGAGAACTTGAGCCTATTGGAAGACATCCGCCTCCTCTACGACCAGGTGAACGGGACCTACGGTTATCGACGGATCACCATGACGGTCAATCGCAGACGACGCCAGCATGGCCTGCCGGCATACAATGAGAAGCGCATCTATCGTCTCATGCGTATCCATGAGATCCGTTCGGTCATCCGCCAGAAGCGAAAACGGCACAAAAAGTCGTCACCACAACATGTGGCAGAGAACCTGATGAATCGGGAATTCAGCGCGTCCCGACCTGACGAGAAATGGTGTACCGACGTCACCGAGTTCAAATTTGGTGACGGGAAGAAGGCGTATCTGAGCGCGATCATCGACCTGTATGACGGCTCGATCGTCGCCTATCGCATCGGGAAGTCTAACAACAACGGGCTCGTCTTCCAAACGATGATGCCAGCAATCGCGGGGCTCCGTACAGGAGCGAGTCCGATGATCCATAGCGACCGAGGATATCAATACACATCGAAAGGGTTCAAACGCATGGTAGAAGACGCGGGGCTGACCCACAGCATGTCCCGGGTCGGACATTGCATCGACAACGCCCCGATCGAGAGCTTTTGGGGTACCCTGAAAGTCGAGATGTACTACCTGCGTGAGTTTCAGGCCTATAGCGAACTCACATCGGCCATCGAGACCTACATATCGTTCTACAACCATGACCGTTTCCAGAAACGGCTAAACGGCTTGAGCCCTGTCGAATACAGGTCTCAAGCCGCCTAGTTTGGTTTTCATTATTTGCCCTGTCTACTTGACGGGGAGCAGTTCACTTTTGTTTTCTGTTTATAAAAATTTTCTAATGAAATTACTTCGCTAACCCTTCTGAAATTAATGCTTGAACATCAGAAGTTAATTTTTCCCCGTTTGACTTGATGATTTCTTTATACCAATAGAAGCTATCCTTTTTTATACGCTCCATTGATGCGTTATCATCAAAATCTCTGTCAATATATATAAATCCATATCGTTTTTGATAACCATTTAACCAGCTGAGTAAATCTGTTAAAGACCAAGGTGTATAGCCAATCACCTCGGAACCATCCGCAATAGCGTTTTGAATCGCCTTCGCATGATCACGCAAATATTTAATTCGATAGTCATCATGAATTCTGCCATCTTCAACCGTATCGAATTCCCCTAATCCATTCTCTGTAATAAGAACCGGAAGATTGTATCGACTTGTAATTCTGGTAATTGCTACTTGTAAACCAGTTGGATCAATGGTCCAGTCCCAATTTGTTGCATCTGTAAACGGATTTTTTACTATTTTGTACAGGCCAGGAACCCCTTTCTCAGGAGTTGTTCCCTTTTCACCCGTGTTATTAAATGCATGGTTCATTTGAACTCCATCAAGTGGATTGGCAACAACTGTTTCTGTCCGGTAGTAGTTTACTCCCATAAAGTCTGGTTTCGCTTTCTCAAGTAACTGCCAATCACTTTCTTCAAATTCAGGCAGTAAATCATTTTCCTCCAAGTATCGCCACATTCTCTTAGGATATCTGCCAAACGCATAGACATCCATCCAAAAATAATTGTTATAATCATTCGCTTCATCTGCTGCTAATACATTTTCTGGCTTAGAATCTAATGGATAGTATGGCGAGTAAGCAAAACTTGGACCAATCTTTCCATCTGGTACATAATCATGAAATACACTAATAGCAGCTGCGCTAGCAAGATTCGCGATATGGTTAGCCTGATACATTCGTTTTCTGTCCTGTACACCCGGCGGATGGATGCCGGCCTCATATCCGTGACCAATAAAGACATTTTGTTCGTTTAATGTAACCCAATATTTAACCCGGTCTCCATACCGTTTAAATAAGGTAATGGAGAAGTTCTTAAAATCCTCAATGACCCTTCTTGATTCCCATGCTCCATATTCCTCCATTAGAGCTTGAGGGATATCCCAGTGATAGATGGTTAATACAGGTTCAATTTTATTGGCGATTAATTCATTAATAATATCATCGTAAAATTGAAGTCCTTTCTCATTCACTTCACCGTACCCTTTAGGATAAATCC
Coding sequences within:
- a CDS encoding glycoside hydrolase family 1 protein, whose product is MEHIKKQAFPKDFLWGAASAAYEIEGAWNEDGKGPSVWDVFSHIPGKTLKGTNGDVAVDHYHRYKEDIRLMAEMGLKAYRFSVAWSRIYPKGYGEVNEKGLQFYDDIINELIANKIEPVLTIYHWDIPQALMEEYGAWESRRVIEDFKNFSITLFKRYGDRVKYWVTLNEQNVFIGHGYEAGIHPPGVQDRKRMYQANHIANLASAAAISVFHDYVPDGKIGPSFAYSPYYPLDSKPENVLAADEANDYNNYFWMDVYAFGRYPKRMWRYLEENDLLPEFEESDWQLLEKAKPDFMGVNYYRTETVVANPLDGVQMNHAFNNTGEKGTTPEKGVPGLYKIVKNPFTDATNWDWTIDPTGLQVAITRITSRYNLPVLITENGLGEFDTVEDGRIHDDYRIKYLRDHAKAIQNAIADGSEVIGYTPWSLTDLLSWLNGYQKRYGFIYIDRDFDDNASMERIKKDSFYWYKEIIKSNGEKLTSDVQALISEGLAK
- a CDS encoding AAA family ATPase codes for the protein MPVEFSAEWQTHFGKFISVDDDFNQSVSIRATIMFNRSKGEFEVERKTLLDWPENENIEEYNDYFRDVPRENFFEALPVFYLDARRDIVADMRDKFSYFAKLVKDIKIDPDSLLRFEEELQSINSQIVNESDVLQHLSEKLGMVSQTLDADASKILIHPVTQKMNDLGRNLVINFQDESSDVFPMNSHGMGTRSWVTFLTLLSYVDGQIKLRGSEDKCYHPIILLEEPEAHLHPNSQRNIYKQIKSDMLPNR
- a CDS encoding AAA family ATPase encodes the protein MSLMLSAVRIRNFRSLLSADFSCTSSSESVLIGANNAGKTAFLSAIRAVFDSRFPVSSEDIYRASGDRLSDVGV
- a CDS encoding primase C-terminal domain-containing protein, whose product is MEVLRNLYRDQLTEAPKRASQVERTGYSKDLGWIFVCQEFTQPRAIRTYRSLFGAKEKYTYFTPNTFYRNDQRHAGSLRWLNAMVIDIDVKTSQNAGMIFPDVMDRVTSAGLPTPSLVVKTPSGGFHVYWYLREPRRAFPKVVDHYKRVQRMIAEEMNADLQAIGAERWFRLPTEENTVFRSGERVSFDDLCEWLTEQQENQSKRGNVALGSTDLLSHPAILKLLEGVEEGQRDNTCYTLALAYKAAGYEENLTLSLLYQWNEKNRPSLRQIEVKRKVKSAFKSGSPLGPSSYWIETLSGIEFKYQVWEGAKPREERTYSHLDEWKEDVLAVLRKNGGCICGAQRTLVSLITSSVDPSKCLSYATFKRLVAVMVEEGLITKEVEGRGRCAKTTIMLVKKDNVVLFPGAIEFNELNSNTFIDTVVGGSLLPLAVLEITTLRSD